CAGATACTTCCAAAAGCATAGCTTATAGAGATAATTCTCATTGTATCCACACCCATTGTAAGCATTTCAGGTGTTGCGTTGAAAAATCCAAGAATCTCTTTAGGGAATATCCAGAATAAGATACTTCCTATTGCATTGATAACTATACAGATAATAAGTGAGTAGTTAAGTGTGTCACATACTCTTTTCTTATTTCTTGCACCATAGTTATATCCCATAATAGGCATAGCACCTTGTGTAACTCCTGTAGTTGGCATATAGATAAATGTTTGAAGTTTGAAATATATACCAAATAGTGATACTGCTAAAGTTGAAATTCCTGAAAGGATAAAGTTGATTCCCATTACTAAAAATGATCCTATAGACATTATAAAGAATGAAGGTATTCCTACGTTGTATATCTCTTTTACAATTCCAAGGTTCCATTTATAATCTTTTTTAGATATTGTAATCTCCTGTTTTCTAAAGAATAAAACATATACAGAACATGCAAGAGATGTCATTTGACCCATGATAGTTGCAACAGCAGCTCCTGCTACTCCCATTTCAGGGAAACCGAAGTATCCATAAATAAGAATAGGGTCAAAGATAATATTTGTAACAGCACCGATTATTTGTAGATACATAGGTGCTAAAGTGTTTCCAGTAGCCTGAAGAATCTTTTCAATAGCTATCTGCATAATAGTTCCAATACTTAGCATAGTTACAATATATGTATATTCATATCCCATTGATAGAATATTTGCATCGTTAGTAAATATTCTAAAGAAAGGTTTTATACATAAAAGTCCTAAAATAACAAGACCAAGATAGTGGATTACTGAAAGAGTAAGTCCGTGGGCTGCAGTACTATTTGCAGTATCTAAATCTTTTTCACCAAGTTTTCTAGCAATATATGAATTTACACCAACTCCAGATCCTACAGCTATTGCAAGTATAAGGTTTTGGATTGGAAAAGCAAGAGATACAGCAGTAAGTGCATCAGTTCCAAGCCTTGCAACAAATATAGAGTCAATAATATTATAAAGGGAGTTGATCATCATAGAGATTGTGGGAGGAACTGACATTCCTACAAGAAGAGGAAATATACTGTGAGTTCCCATTTTGTTTTCCTGGTTCATAACGCCTCCTAAAAATAAAAACGCCTTTTACTGTTTTAATATAGAAACTGAAAACAATAAAAAGCGTTATTTGATTTAATTTTATTACAACTAATATAACATAATTATTACTTTTTATCAATAAAATTATACAAGTTTTTAGACAAGTTTTAGTAGAAAAAATTTTTACTATATAAGTTTGTTGGAAATTTTGGTATAATATAACAAAAAGTATATTAACATAATGAAAGAGAGGGTAGCAATAGATGAAATATAAGAGTAAAGATATAGCAAAAGTATCAATTCAAATGGCAATGAGTACCAGAGAAGAGGAAAATGAATTAAAGGAAGCTTTTATAAAAGATGGAATTAAGACAGCAGCAGTTGATATTGGTGGAGACGTTGTAGCTTCCATTCCTAAAATATTGGAGAGAACTCTGGTAGCAGCAAAAAGAAATGGACTTATATCAGAATCTCATGTTTATGAAGGAGCAATAACAGGAGCGGCAAGAGAAGCAATTGATCAAATTTTAAATAAATCAGTAGGTTTTAACGTAGGTGGAAAAATAGGGATAGCCAGATGTCAGGAACATCTTTCAGTATGTATATTTGTAACTATTGGAATGTTCAGACTTGATGAGGTAGTAATAGGATTAGGTCACAGAGCAGTTCCAAATGATGATTAAAATATTATATTAGAACATAGTTAACTATTGTAAAATAACATTTGACAAAAGAAAAGAGTAAGAGTATCATTTAGATTGGAATAAAATTAATGTAAATTTAGGAGGAAAACACATGGCAGATTGTAGCACTTGTCCATCAGGAAGTACTTGTACAAAAGACAAAGAAACTTGTGGAATTGTAAATAATCCATTAAATCATATAAAGAATGTTATTGGAATAATGAGTGGTAAAGGTGGAGTTGGAAAATCAACTGTTACTACTATGCTTGCAAAAGATTTAGCAAGAAGAGGATTTAAAGTTGGAATATTAGATGCTGATATTACAGGACCAAGTATTCCTAGACTTATGGGACTTCAAGGTCAAATGGCTATGGGAGATGGAGAAAATATTATCCCTGTAGTATCAAAAGAAGGAATAAAAATAATGTCTCTAAACCTATTACTTCAAGATGAGAGCCAACCAGTAGTATGGAGAGGATCTCTTATCAGTGGAGCTGTTAAACAGTTCTGGGAAGAAGTATTATGGGGAGAACTAGACTATTTACTAATAGATATGCCTCCAGGAACAGGAGATGTTGCATTAACAGTAATGCAATCTACACCAATAAATGGTGTTGTAATGGTATCAGTTCCTCAAGACATGGTATCTATGATAGTTGCAAAAGCAGTAAATATGACTAAAAAATTAAATGTTCCAGTTATTGGAGTAGTTGAAAATATGAGTTATATTGAATGCCCAGGATGTAAAACAAAAATAAGCTTCCATGAAGAAAGTGGAGCTCATGACTTCTTAAGAGATATGGGACTTGAGTTATTAGGAGAACTTCCTATGACAAAAGGAATAGCAAAAATGACTAGAGGAGAAGATAATCTTGATAATGAAAAATTATTTGCTCCAATAGCTGCTAAAATCATAAGAGGTATTGAAGAGTTATAATAAGTAGCTGCTCAGCTAAATGGTTGAGCAGTTTTTTATAAATATTAAAATGTAAAATTTAAGCTGTATAAGGAGGATGGATTATGAAAGTATTAATATTAAATGGTAGCCCTAGAAATGGAAATACAAGAATGGCATTGAATACTTTAGCTGAAGGAATAAAAGAAAATCTTGAGTGTGAACTTGAGTTATTTAACGTTGCTGAGTATAAGGTCGCCCCATGCTCTGGTTGTGATTATTGTACAAACAATAGACCAAAATGTGTTATAAATGATGATGGTGAAGTATTTGCCCAGAAGATTGTTGATGCAGATGTAATCATATTTGGTTCTCCTGTATATTGGTGGGGAATTACTACCCAGCTTAAAGCAGTTTTAGATAGAATGTATATGCAGGGATTTGATAAGCTTAAAGGGGACAAAAAAATAGGAATAATAACTATTGGTGGAGCAGAGCTTGATGATGACGAGTACGATATAATAAGCAGACAGTTTAGATGTATAGCAGATTTTCTAGACTGGAAGGTTGTTATAAATGAAAGCATATCAGCTTATAAAAAAGATGATTTAGCTAACAATAAGGAAAAATTAGAGTATATAAAAAATCTATGGAAAGAACTTAAATAGATGACAATACTTTAAAATATTCAAATCTTTCAAATGCTGGGGACTAATATTAGTTTTCAGCATTTATTTATGCTATAATGATATGATTATTATTTTATGGAAGGTGTTTTATGAATAAAAAAATGGATTTGGAAAAAACTCCACTAGGAAGACTGTTTTGTTCATTTGCAATTCCCTCAACACTGAGTATGCTTGTAATGTCACTCTACACAATTGCTGACGGAGTATTCATAACAAGGGGAGTTGGAAGTGCAGGTATTGCAGCAGTTAATATTGGATATCCAATAATTAACTTTACAGTGGCTTTAAGTTTGATGTTTGGTATTGGAGGAGCGACTCTTATAGCTTTCAAAAAAGATGATGTTGAGCATCAGAATAAGTGTTTTTCCCACATAATTCTTTTAAATATAGTAGTTTATGCAATAGTTGCAACAGCTATATTTGTATTTACTAATCCTTTGATGATGGCTATGGGAGCAAATGAAGAGTTGCTTCCAATGATTAAAGGGTATATGTATCCATGTACTATTTCAACTTTTTTCTTAATGATGTCTATGTCTTTAAATGCAGTAGTAAGAAATGACAATGCACCAAGAAGAGCCATGGTTTCTATGTTTATTGGTGCTGGACTTAATATTGTACTTGACTATATTTTCATCTTTAAATTTAATTTTGGAATAGTAGGAGGAGCAGTAGCTACAGCTATAAGTCAGATAATATCAGCTCTGTATCTATGTGGACATTTTATAGGTTCAACTTTTAGATTTGAGATGTCATGGAAAAAATTGGATTTCAGACTTTTAAAAAGACTTTTAGCAATTGGATTTCCATCATTTGTACTTGAATTTGCAGTAGCAGTTATAACAGTTATATTTAATATTGCTTTTATGGAAGCTGCTGGAGTATTTGGTACAGCTGCTTATAGTATTATAGCTTACAGTTTTATGTTCTTTAGAATGCTCTTTACAGGTCTTTCTCAAGGAATTCAGCCTATTGTAAGTTATAACTATGGTATTAAAAATCTTCAAAGAGTTAGAGAAACCTTTGCATTTGCTCATAAAGTATGTTTTGGTACTTCAATAGGATCCCTTATATTTGTTTTTCTTTTCTCAGGGTGGGTAGCAAGAATATTTACTCATGAACCAGACCTTATTGTTGAGTGTACAAAAGGACTTATACTTTATTCAATTGCAATATCTTTTTTAGGATTCAACTTTGTTAATATTGCTTATCTTCAGGCAGTTGATAATCCAATGATTTCAAATATAATCTGTATGGCAAGAAGCTTTGTTTTTGTATATGTTGCTTTACTGTTTTTACCAAATCTTACAGAGATGTTATTTGATTCGAGAGTAGATGGTATCTGGGTATCACTTCCATTTGCTGATTTTATAACAGCGATACTCACTATTCCATTCCTGCATAGATTTACTATGAAATATATAGAAAAGGCTTAATAGAGACCTGTTATAGAGAATAAAAAAAGATAATTTTTAAATAAAAATGTAGTATTATTTAAATAAGTGTTGACAAAACAAACACAAGATACTATACTAAGTATATAGAAAAAAATATTTATCTTCAGGGCAGGGTGTAATTCCCGACCGGCGGTATAGTCCGCGAAAGCATTTGCTTTGATTTGGTGTGATTCCAAAACCGACAGTATAGTCTGGATGAAAGAAGAAGGATATCTTACATAAGAAGAATCTTATACTTTTTTTAATATGCCCAGGATAACTGGGCTTTTTGTTTGTCCTGAGAAATCAAGGAGGAAGAAAAATGAAAATATTACAAGGAAATTTTACAGGAAGAGATTTAAAAATAGGGATTGTTGCAGCGAGATTTAATGAGTTTATCACTTCAAAACTGGTATCTGGAGCAGAAGATGCGTTACTTAGACATGAAGTAAGTGGAGACAATATTGATCTTGCATGGGTTCCTGGAGCTTTTGAAATTCCACTTGTAGCTAAGAAAATGGCTGAATCAGGGAAATATGATGCAGTACTTGCATTAGGAGCAGTAATAAAAGGTTCTACACCTCATTTTGACTATGTTTGTGCAGAAGTATCAAAAGGTGTTGCAAATGTAAGTTTAAATAGTAATGTACCAGTTATATTTGGGGTACTTACAACAAACAGTATTGAAGAAGCAGTTGAAAGAGCTGGAACTAAAGCTGGAAATAAAGGATTTGATGCTGGAGTTACAGCAATAGAAATGGTTAACTTACTTAAGGTGATGTAATCATGGATAGTAAGTACATGGCAAGGGCATTAGAACTTGCTGCCCTGGGAGAAGGAGCAGTTAATCCAAATCCCATGGTAGGAGCTGTGGTAGTAAAAGATGGAAAAATAGTAGGAGAGGGATATCACCATAAATTTGGAGGTCCTCATGCTGAGGTTTTTGCTCTGGAAGCAGCTAGAGGGAACACTGAGGGAGCAGATATCTATGTTACCTTGGAGCCTTGTTCACATTATGGAAAAACTCCACCATGTGCTAAAAAAATAATAGATATGGGAATAAAAAGATGTATAATAGCTACTTTGGATCCAAATCCACTTGTATCTGGAAGAGGAGTTCGTATGCTTCAGGATGCTGGAATACAGGTAATTACAGGGATGATGGAAAAAGAGGCACTTGCTTTAAATAGAGTGTTTATGAAATACATAAGTGAAAAAAAATCATATCTATTTTTAAAATGTGGAATTACACTTGATGGAAAGATTGCTTCTAGAAAAGGTAATTCAAAATGGATTACAAATGAGATTGCAAGAGAAAAAGTTCAAAAACTTAGAAATAAATATATGGGAATAATGGTTGGAATAAATACCCTCCTAAAGGATAATCCAAGTCTTACAGCTAGAGTTGAAAATGGAAGAGATCCATATAGAATAGTTGTTGATCCAGGACTTGATACACCACTTGATTATAAATTTTCAAACTTTGGAGATGAAAAAAGTGTTATAATAACATCATCTGACAACAGGTCAAGTGAGAAAGTAAATCTTTTAGAAAAAAAGGGAATTAAGTTTATCTATATTGATGGAAAAGAGTTTAAAATAGAGGATATATTAAAGGAAACTGCAAAACTTGGAATAGATGGAATCATTCTTGAAGGAGGAAGTTATCTTATTTCAAAAGCATTTGGAGAAAATCAGATAGATGGAGGAGAGATATTTATAGCTCCCAAAATCTTAGGAGATAGCAGTGCAGTACCTTTTATCCAAGGTTTTAGCTTTGACAATATAGGAGATGGATTCCAGCTTGAAAATGTAAAAATCAATCAGTATGGAAATAATGTTTCCATGGAATTTTACAGATAGGAAGGGAGTGTGAGTTCTATTTTTACAGGATTAATTGAAGAGATGGGAGAAATTATATCAGTAGAGAATGGTAACAGATCTCTTAAAGTAAAAGTGAGATGTAAAAAAGTTCTTGAAAATGCAAAACTTGGAGATAGTATTGCAACAAATGGAACCTGTCTTACAGCAACAGAACTTGGAAATGATTACTTTACAGCTGACTGTATGTATGAAACTGTAAAGAGAACTAATCTTAAAAGATTGAAAAAAGGGGATAAAGTAAATCTTGAAAAATCGATAACCCTGTCAACTCCTTTAGGTGGTCACTTAGTAACTGGTGACGTGGATTGTGAAGGTAAAATTGTAGCTATAACTCAAGAGGGAATAGCAAAAATATATGAGATTGAAATTGAACACAGGTATATGAAATATATAGTTGAAAAGGGAAGAGTTACTTTAGATGGTGCAAGCCTGACTGTAATGAAACTTACTGATAGAACATTTGGAGTATCATTAATACCTCATACTCAGGAGATGATAACTCTTGGAAAGAAAAAAGTAGGAGACTATATAAATGTAGAAACTGACCTGGTTGGAAAATATATTGAGAGGCTTATGAATTTTAAAGAGGAGCCAGAGGAAAAATCAGGAGGACTTACAATGGAGTTCTTACTGAAAAATGGATTTTAGAAGGAGTGAACTAAATGTTAGATAGAATAGAAGATGCTTTGGAAGATTTGAAGGCTGGAAAAGTAATAATAGTTGTAGATGATGAAAATCGTGAAAATGAAGGGGATTTTATCTGTGCAGCTGAGCATGCAACTTTAGAAAATATAAACCTTATGGCATGTCATGCTAAAGGACTTATCTGTATGCCAATGAGCAGAGAATTTGCTAAAAAATTAAATCTGCCACCTATGTGTTATGAAAATACTGATAATCACGCTACTGCTTTTACTGTATCTATTGACCATGTGGATACAACTACTGGAATATCAGCATATGAACGTTCAATAACAGCATTAAAAGCTGTAGAAGATGGAGCAAAACCAGAAGATTTTAGAAGACCTGGACATATGTTCCCATTAGTTGCAAGAGAGGGTGGAGTATTAGTAAGAGATGGACATACTGAAGCAACTGTAGACCTTATGAGACTTGCAGGATTAAAAGAGATGGGACTTTGCTGTGAAATCATGAAAGATGATGGA
Above is a window of Fusobacterium sp. DD2 DNA encoding:
- a CDS encoding MATE family efflux transporter, translated to MNQENKMGTHSIFPLLVGMSVPPTISMMINSLYNIIDSIFVARLGTDALTAVSLAFPIQNLILAIAVGSGVGVNSYIARKLGEKDLDTANSTAAHGLTLSVIHYLGLVILGLLCIKPFFRIFTNDANILSMGYEYTYIVTMLSIGTIMQIAIEKILQATGNTLAPMYLQIIGAVTNIIFDPILIYGYFGFPEMGVAGAAVATIMGQMTSLACSVYVLFFRKQEITISKKDYKWNLGIVKEIYNVGIPSFFIMSIGSFLVMGINFILSGISTLAVSLFGIYFKLQTFIYMPTTGVTQGAMPIMGYNYGARNKKRVCDTLNYSLIICIVINAIGSILFWIFPKEILGFFNATPEMLTMGVDTMRIISISYAFGSICFIFSSFLQAIGKGVPSLTITMLRQIVLLLPLAFILGKWFGLKGVWSAFPIVDITTCFIAFLIYKNFSKKDPVISQG
- a CDS encoding riboflavin synthase codes for the protein MFTGLIEEMGEIISVENGNRSLKVKVRCKKVLENAKLGDSIATNGTCLTATELGNDYFTADCMYETVKRTNLKRLKKGDKVNLEKSITLSTPLGGHLVTGDVDCEGKIVAITQEGIAKIYEIEIEHRYMKYIVEKGRVTLDGASLTVMKLTDRTFGVSLIPHTQEMITLGKKKVGDYINVETDLVGKYIERLMNFKEEPEEKSGGLTMEFLLKNGF
- a CDS encoding HutP family protein; its protein translation is MKYKSKDIAKVSIQMAMSTREEENELKEAFIKDGIKTAAVDIGGDVVASIPKILERTLVAAKRNGLISESHVYEGAITGAAREAIDQILNKSVGFNVGGKIGIARCQEHLSVCIFVTIGMFRLDEVVIGLGHRAVPNDD
- a CDS encoding Mrp/NBP35 family ATP-binding protein; amino-acid sequence: MADCSTCPSGSTCTKDKETCGIVNNPLNHIKNVIGIMSGKGGVGKSTVTTMLAKDLARRGFKVGILDADITGPSIPRLMGLQGQMAMGDGENIIPVVSKEGIKIMSLNLLLQDESQPVVWRGSLISGAVKQFWEEVLWGELDYLLIDMPPGTGDVALTVMQSTPINGVVMVSVPQDMVSMIVAKAVNMTKKLNVPVIGVVENMSYIECPGCKTKISFHEESGAHDFLRDMGLELLGELPMTKGIAKMTRGEDNLDNEKLFAPIAAKIIRGIEEL
- the ribE gene encoding 6,7-dimethyl-8-ribityllumazine synthase, whose protein sequence is MKILQGNFTGRDLKIGIVAARFNEFITSKLVSGAEDALLRHEVSGDNIDLAWVPGAFEIPLVAKKMAESGKYDAVLALGAVIKGSTPHFDYVCAEVSKGVANVSLNSNVPVIFGVLTTNSIEEAVERAGTKAGNKGFDAGVTAIEMVNLLKVM
- a CDS encoding MATE family efflux transporter: MNKKMDLEKTPLGRLFCSFAIPSTLSMLVMSLYTIADGVFITRGVGSAGIAAVNIGYPIINFTVALSLMFGIGGATLIAFKKDDVEHQNKCFSHIILLNIVVYAIVATAIFVFTNPLMMAMGANEELLPMIKGYMYPCTISTFFLMMSMSLNAVVRNDNAPRRAMVSMFIGAGLNIVLDYIFIFKFNFGIVGGAVATAISQIISALYLCGHFIGSTFRFEMSWKKLDFRLLKRLLAIGFPSFVLEFAVAVITVIFNIAFMEAAGVFGTAAYSIIAYSFMFFRMLFTGLSQGIQPIVSYNYGIKNLQRVRETFAFAHKVCFGTSIGSLIFVFLFSGWVARIFTHEPDLIVECTKGLILYSIAISFLGFNFVNIAYLQAVDNPMISNIICMARSFVFVYVALLFLPNLTEMLFDSRVDGIWVSLPFADFITAILTIPFLHRFTMKYIEKA
- a CDS encoding flavodoxin family protein; the encoded protein is MKVLILNGSPRNGNTRMALNTLAEGIKENLECELELFNVAEYKVAPCSGCDYCTNNRPKCVINDDGEVFAQKIVDADVIIFGSPVYWWGITTQLKAVLDRMYMQGFDKLKGDKKIGIITIGGAELDDDEYDIISRQFRCIADFLDWKVVINESISAYKKDDLANNKEKLEYIKNLWKELK
- the ribD gene encoding bifunctional diaminohydroxyphosphoribosylaminopyrimidine deaminase/5-amino-6-(5-phosphoribosylamino)uracil reductase RibD, yielding MDSKYMARALELAALGEGAVNPNPMVGAVVVKDGKIVGEGYHHKFGGPHAEVFALEAARGNTEGADIYVTLEPCSHYGKTPPCAKKIIDMGIKRCIIATLDPNPLVSGRGVRMLQDAGIQVITGMMEKEALALNRVFMKYISEKKSYLFLKCGITLDGKIASRKGNSKWITNEIAREKVQKLRNKYMGIMVGINTLLKDNPSLTARVENGRDPYRIVVDPGLDTPLDYKFSNFGDEKSVIITSSDNRSSEKVNLLEKKGIKFIYIDGKEFKIEDILKETAKLGIDGIILEGGSYLISKAFGENQIDGGEIFIAPKILGDSSAVPFIQGFSFDNIGDGFQLENVKINQYGNNVSMEFYR